The genomic stretch ATGTCTTTAATATGAAAAATATACTTAACTTTATTTATGTATATTCAAATTTACATAAATATTATATTTTTAAGTGGTTGTAATACACTAATCAGTAATATTGGTCTATAAAACCGTAATATGTATAATTGTATACTCAATTGATTTAGTGATTTTTGTTTACAATAATTATTCACAAATATAATTTCTGAAATATCATTATTAACTTGATAAAAAATAATTTATGGAATTAAAAGGACAATACAGTAGAAGAGGCTTCCTAAAAGTTTCGGGATTGCTGGCGGCTTTTGTAACTATTCCGTCTTCGGTAAAAGCTTTCTATCAGGATGTAAAGCAATATTTTATCCCCAAGAAAAATGTGTCGCGGCTTACCTTATCCATCAATAAAAAAAGTCATACGCTTTATGCAGATACCCGTACAACATTGCTCGATTTATTTAGAGAGCAGCTTAATCTTACGGGCTCAAAAAAAGGTTGCGACCATGGGCAGTGCGGTGCGTGTACAATACATATTGACGGAGAAAGAGCCTTAAGCTGCCTTACCTTAGCTGCAATGGCTCAGGGAAAAGAAATCACAACCATTGAAGGTTTATCAAACGGAAGCGAACTTCATCCGATGCAGAAAGCGTTTATAGAATGTGACGGTTTTCAGTGCGGTTATTGTACGCCCGGGCAAATTATGTCAGCCGTTGCCTGTGTTAATGAAGGACACACCGGTTCTGTTGATGAAATTAAAGAATATATGAGCGGAAATCTCTGCCGTTGCGGAGCATATAACGGTATTGTTCAATCCATTCAAAAAGTAGCAGCACAATGAGACCATTTAATTTTGAAAAAGTAAATTCTGTTGCTGAAGCTTCAGCTATGAAATCTGTGAATAAACAATTCATTGCGGGTGGTACCAATTTGGTAGACCTGATGAAAAAAAATATAGCACAACCGGAAACCTTGATCGATGTTCATTTAGCGTTAACCAATTCAATTGATTATCAAAACAATGTATTGATCATTGGCGCAGTTGCTAGTAACACTAAAGTAGCAGTTGATAAAGAAGTAATTGAAAAATTTCCTCTCATTTCTAAAGCTATTTTAGCAGGTGCCTCACCTCAAATCCGGAATATGGCTAGTTCTGCAGGAAATCTACTGCAACGGACGAGATGTCCTTATTTTTATGATATTACAACTCCTTGCAACAAGAGAAAACCAAACAGTGGCTGCAGCGCGGTTGACGGAAATAACAGAATGAGTGCCATTGCCGGATATAACGAGCAGTGTGTGGCGGTTCATCCATCTGACTTTTGTGTAGCTTTAGCTGCTTTGGATGCAACCGTAACAGCAGTGACAAAAGAACAGAAAGAGATTACAATTCCGTTTAAAGATTTTCATAAATTACCGGAAAATACACCGTGGCTGGATAATAATTTGCCTCAGGACGCTGTCATAACCAAGATAGAAATTCCAAATAATTCTTTCAGCAAACATTCAACATATGTCAAATTAAGAGATCGAAGTTCATATGCTTTTGCATTAATTTCTGTCGCCGCAGCACTAGATTTAAAAGGCAAAAGAATTAAGGAAGCCCGTCTTGCATCAGGAGGGGTGGCACATAAACCTTGGCGCTGGTACGAAGCCGAACAGTTTTTGAAAGGTAAACAGGCTACAGAAAATGTTTTTGAAGAGGCGGCAAAACTGGCAACCAAAGATTTGAAACCACTATCTGAAAATGGCTATAAAATACCCATGCTTCAGGGAGCGATTGTAACAGCGTTAAAAAATTGCATCAATCAATAAGTTGAATATATACATTAAAAAAAAGTAAATGTTATGGGATTAATTGAATTGATAAAAGATAAATTTAAAAAGCCGGAAGGGCGTGTGGAAGGGGTGGAGAAAGTAACCGGTAAGGGGAAATATGCCGCTGAATACGAGGTGAAGAATATGGCTTATGCTGTCTTGGTTGGAAGTACTGTTCCGGCAGGCTCAATACAGTCAATTTTGGTGGATAAAGCAAAAGAGGTAGAAGGTGTTCTCGATATAATTACCCATCTCAATAAACCTATAGTTCCGGGTTTGTCTACCGAAGAAAAAATTAAAGAGGCAAAATTAGGCCTGCCTGTTTTCCATACCAATAAAGTATATTTTAAAGGCCAGCCTATTGCAATGGTGATTGCAGAAACGCTTGAGGATGCCACTTTTGCAGCCTCACTGATAGAAACTGAATATCACAAAGAGAGCTTTAGTGTTGATTTTGATGCAACGAAAGAATCTGTATCGTTGAAGCCTGAAGGTAAGGAAAGAGGGAGTCAGGATAGCTGGCGGAATTCTCAGTTTATTATAGATCAACAATATAATATTAAAGCTGATGTACACAACCCTATGGAAATGCATGCAACGATTGCACATTGGACCGGAAATGACACCTTAAGGCTATATGACAAGAATCAGGGGGTGAATAATGTACAGAAAACCTTCGCCAAATTGTGGGCGTTACCTGAAAAAAACATTGAAGTTTTCAGTGAATTTGTAGGCGGAGGTTTTGGCTCCGGGCTTCGGGTCTGGCCGCATGTATTGGCATCGATAATGGCCTCAAAACAGGTCAATAGACCCGTAAAACTCATGCTTACTCGTCCCCAAATGTTTGCCGGGACAGGCTACAGACCTGCTTCCTGGCAGCGGATCAGATTAGGCTCAGATGGGTCAGGTAATCTTTTGGGGATTCTACATCAGGCAAAAAATGGAACTTCTGTATATGAAAATTTTAACGATGGAATTACCCGCGTCAGCAGATTAATATATAAACTACCCAATTTAAAAGCAGAAGCAGCAATTGTTCCATTAAACTTAAGCACACCTACCTGGATGCGGGGTCCCGGCGATTGTACAGGCGTGTTTGCCTTAGAATCTGCTGTCGACGAGCTAAGTTATCAACTCAAAATGGATCCTGTCGAATTAAGATTAAAAAATATTTCACTTGAAAAGCATCCGGATTCCGGATTACCATGGTCTACTCATTTCCTTGATGAAGGTATCAGAAAAGGTGCAAAAATGATTGGTTGGAATTCCAGAAAAGCTATTCCTAAAAGCAGTGTTGACGGAGATTGGTACATCGGTTACGGAATGGCTGTTGGGATGTGGAATGCCGGCAGGCAGGAAGCTAAAGCTGCCATTATTATGCATAAGGACGGCAGTATTACTGTACAAACTGCAATGACAGATATTGGAACGGGTACCGGAACGGGTATGCAGAATATTGCCCATGAAATTACGGGAATCTCTAAAAATAAAATCAATATTGAATTAGGAAATTCAACGCTTCCGCCGGCACCCAGTCAGGGCGGCAGTACAGGATTATCATCTGTGAGTGGAGCAGTTCATGATGCGAGCAATCAATTAAAATTAAAGTTGGCAGACTATGCTTCTTCAGTCAATCAAAACTTTAAAAATGCTGCTCTGGAAAATATTATTCTTTCAGATGAAGGAATTAGTTTAAAAGATAAATCAGTCATTTTTGTTGCGTATTCAGAATTATTCGAAAAAAATAATTTAAATGAAATTCGTTTGGAAGTTTCATCTAAACCGGGAAGTGAGCGTGAAAAATATGCATTCTGTTCATCTGCAGCTCATTTCTGTAAAGTAAGGGTGAACAAGAGAACCGGAAAAGTCAAAATAGAGAAACTTGCCGTAGTAGGAGACGGCGGAAAGATCATAAATACCCAGGCAGCGGCAAATCAGATGTCGGGTGCGGCAGTTGGCGGTATAGGGATGACTTTGATGGAGGAAAATCAGATTGATGCTAAATTAGGTACTGTAATTGGCAATGATCTGGCGGGATATCATTTTGCCGTTAATGCAGATGCGCCGATCATTGAGGTTGAATTCATCAATAAACCAGATCCCAATATTAATCCGTCCGGGGCAAAAGGTCTTGGTGAAGTCGGAATTATTGGAACAGCTCCGGCGATTGCTAATGCTATTTATAATGCTATTGGATTGCGTATGAGAGATTTGCCAATTACGCCTGACAAAATATTATTGGCATTAAATCAAAGATAAATCAATATTTCCGCTAATTATTTTAATTAAATTACCGGTAAATTATACCACATCAACCGTTATCTTCGCATAACGGTTCTTTTTTTGTAGTGCTTTCGTCATACCAAATCTTACGCTTATGGCAAGTAATGAAAAACAATCAGTTACACTCAATGTAAATGGTGAAGATCATCATTTGGAAATTTTACCTTGGGTTTCCCTGCTTGATGCTCTTCGGGAAAGAATTCATCTTACGGGCACAAAAAAAGGATGCGACCACGGTCAGTGCGGCGCATGCACTGTTTTAATTGATGGTAAAAGATCATTAAGCTGTCTTACCCTTGCCGTTATGAAAGATGGATCAGAAATTACAACCATAGAAGGAATTGCCAGTGACGGAACTCTTCATCCTGTACAACAGGCATTTATTGATCATGACGCTTTTCAATGCGGATATTGCACTCCGGGACAGATTTGCAGTGCCATCGGTTTGCTTAATGAAAATAAAGCCAATACCCGTGAAGAGGTTCAGGATCTGATGAGTGGAAATCTCTGCCGTTGCGGTGCTAACAAGGGAATTATTAATGCTGTAATGGCTGTAAAACAAGGGATGTCATGAATAATTTTACCTATACAAAAGCCACCGATATTGACAATGCTGTTGCATTGATTAATGCAGGTGATGACAACAAAATCATTGCGGGAGGTACTAACATTATCGATCTTTTGAAATATTTTATAATCGAAGCTGATAAATTGGTTGATATCAATAAAATTTCGGGGATTAATGAATTAACTGAACTCCCAGATGGCGGAATCCGGATTGGTGCGTTGCTTACAAATGCAGATACTGCATATCACCCTGTTATTGAAGAAAAATATCCTTTACTATCAAAAGCAATCTTAGCAGGCGCTTCTCCTCAAATCAGAAATATGGCCACCAATGGCGGAAATTTACTGCAGCGCACACGATGTTATTATTTTTATGATATTCATACGCCTTGCAACAAACGGGAACTGGGTTCCGGATGTTCTGCAATTAAAGGATATAACCGTATTCATGCTATTTTAGGACATAATGAAAACTGTATTGCAGTCTTTCCTTCTGATATGTGCGTGGCACTATCTGCATTGGATGCTGTCATCAATATTTCCGCACCGGATGGTGAGAGAGCCATAGAATTTTCAGGTTTTCATAGACTTCCCGAAGATAGACCAGATATTGATAATAATCTAAAGAAGGGTGAACTCATTACTTCGATTAATCTACCTGAAAAGGGATTCTCCAAAAATTATTCTTACCTGAAATTACGTGACAGAAGTTCTTATTCCTTTGCATTAGTCTCTGTAGCGACAGGCCTGGAGCTGGAAAACAAAATTATAAAAGAGGCAAGAATTGCCCTTGGCGGTGTAGCTCACAAACCATGGCGGGTAAAAGAAGCAGAAGATTTTCTTATTGGCAAAGAACCAAATCGGGAAAGTTTCAGTGCTGCGGCAGATCGTATTCTTAATGGCGCAAAAGGTTTCGATCACAACAGTTTTAAAATCGATTTAGCTAAAAAAGCAATTGTAAGAAACTGTATGATGGCACTTGATCCGTCATCCCAACGTCCGGGTGCAAAACCTTCTTTATAAATTATTATTAATTCTAAAATCAAAATTAGATGAAAAATATACCCTCTGTCGGAAAACCCATCAGCCGCCTCGAAGGTCATCTTAAGGTAACCGGAAGTGCAAAATATGCAGGAGAATATGAAGCACCAGATTTACTGTATGGTTATATTGTCAACAGTACCATTACCAAAGGGAAAATAAAATCAATCGATACCGAACATGTTAAAAAAATAGAAGGTGTGATTGAAGTTTTCACGCATGAGAATAAACCCTCCACTGCCTGGTTTGATTTCCAGTACGCAGATATGGATGCGCCTCCCGGAATCGTTTTTAAGCCACTGAAAGATAATGAAATAAAATACAATGGCCAACCTATCGCTTTGGTCGTTGCAGAAACCTTTGAAATGGCAAGGTACGCGGCTGCAAAGATCAATATCGTTTATGAAGAAGAAAATTTTGAGACAGATTTAAAAACTAATCTTGAAAAGGCAAGGGATCCTAAAAAAGGGATGGCATCTTTATTAAAACCGCCCCCACCAAAGCCTAACGGTGACTTTCAAAAAGAATATGATCATTCATTTGTAAAAACGGATAGCCATTTCAGCCACGGAACAGAACATCACAATCCTATGGAAATGTATGCGTCGACCGTAATTTATGAAGGAAAAAATAAGTTAAAGATTTACGATAAAACGCAGGGGACAATTAATTCGCAGATGTACGTTGCCAATGTTTTCGGATTGAAAATGAAAAATGTTCAGGTGATTTCTCCTTTTGTTGGTGGAGGTTTCGGTTCGGGGCTTAGACCGCAGCAGCAGCTTTTTATGGCGGTAATGGCATCTTTAGCCTTGAAACGTAATGTAAGAGTGACGTTGAGCCGGGCACAAATGTATATGATTGGCCACCGACCGCCCACATTGCAGCATACGAAATTCGGAGCTGATAAAAGTGGAAAAGTGAATGCGATGTATCACAAAGCCATCGGCGAAACTTCCCGCTTCGAGGATTATGTAGAGATCGTGGTGAATTGGGCAAATATGCTCTATCCAGCCGAAAATACTTTATTAGAACATCAACTTGTTCCACTGGATGTTTACAGTCCTTTGGATATGAGAGCCCCGGGCGGAAGTACCGGAATGCACGCCATAGAAGTTACAATGGATGAAATTGCTTACCAATTAAATATTGATCCGTTAGAACTAAGATTAATCAATTATTCTGAAATTGATAAAAGCAGCGATAAAGAATATTCCAGTAAAGAATTGAGGAAATGCTACCTCAAAGGAGCAGAAAAATTTGGTTGGAATCAAAGAAATCCTAAACCCCGCAGTATGAAACGGGGAAATAAATTGGTCGGTTACGGAATGGCAACCGGAATTTGGGATGCCAACAGGATTTTCGGTCGTGCGGAAGCAATCATGACATCAGATGGAAAAGTAGAAGTGAAAAGTGCTGTTACAGATATTGGAACCGGAACATTTACAATTATGACTCAAATCGCAGCAGATGAACTTGGGCTTCCGATTGAGGATGTTACTTTTTCTTATGCAGACAGTAAAATGCCTTTTGCACCGATTCAGGGTGGTTCATTTACCACCGCAACCGTTGGCCCTGCAGTTCAGGCAGCTTGTCAGGCATTAAATAAAAAGCTTTTTAAAAAAGCTAAAGATCTTAAAAATTCAGTATTGGGCGATACTAAATTTAATCAAGTTACCTTTAAAAACGGATTCACCATTCATAACGATAATCCAGAAATAAAAGTGAGCATCAGTGAAATTTTTGAAGCCAATGAAGGGAAACCCATCAAGACAACCAATTCTGCAATTCCTAATCCTTTAACATATGGCAAAAAAGCAAGAGCCGTTCACAGCGCCGTTTTTGTTGAGGTGGAAGTGGATGAAGAGCTTGGAGTTATTGAAGTCAGGAGAGCACTTACAGCAGTTGCAGCCGGAAAGATTATCAATCCTAAGACGGCTGAAAGTCAGGTTTTAGGTGGAATGATCTGGGGACTCAGCAAAGCGCTTCATGAAGAAACTATTGTAGATCATGAACTTGGAAAATACATGAATGCCAATCTTGCAGAATATCATATTCCCGTGCATGCTGATATTCATGATTTACAAGTATTATTTATCGATGAAGAAGATCAGTTTGTAAATGATCTGGGAGTGAAAGGAGTCGGTGAAATAGGAGGAGTAGGTATGCCTCCTGCTGTAACGAATGCTATTTTTCATGCGACAGGCAAAAGAATTTATGATCTTCCTATCCATTTTGATAAATTACTATAATTTACATTTGATATGTTTTATTACTTAAAGTTCAAATTGTGACAAGAATTTCTTGTGACTTAAAATACCGAAACTTTCGGACAGGCTTGTCAGATTTATTTCTCCAGAAGCGATGAAGAATTTGAAGAGATACCGCTATAGTATAACGTGTAGTAAAAAAAATTCAAAAGGATTAATTTGATAATTATTAAGAAATAAAGCCCCATTTGGAGCTTTATGAAATTAAAAATATAACTATTTTATCATCATCACTAACATTGTCCACTTGAATGACACTGTCTTTTAACAGCATAGCCGGAAACACTTGTGAAACTCCGTTTCTTAAATAATATAGCAAAACGCTGCTTGTTATCAATTAAAATTTTTCACAAAAAACACTTTGATTAGTCACCAAATATAGAAAAATAAGCTAACTCACCAAATAAACCTATTGCAAAAACTATCTACAATTGATTGGCTTATACAAAAATATTATTCATTGGTAGATGAACTCGCTGCATAAATACGTGTAGGAAGCAGGCTTCAATAATTAATCATCAGAAAACTAACAACTAAAATAAACTTCCTTAGAATTATTTTTTTAAATAGATTGTACTACCTCGTCCAATTCAAATCGGGATTTTGGAAAAACACTCGGGTGCATAAAATCACTTAAATCAGCATAGCCAACGGCCACTGCAAATAAAGGAGCATATCCATCTTGTACTAATATCTGTTGATAAGCTTCACGGTTGATACCTTCCATTGGTGTAGCATCAAGCCCCATACTTATGCAAGCACTTAAAAAATAGCCTAATGAAAGATAAACCTGATGTTCCATCCACGATTTTACGGCAGCATCGCCATTTGCCTTTATCATGGGTTCATAAAATCCTGTTCTCCAACCTTCGGGTAGAATAGAAATATTGCGTTTCTCAAAATGTTTAATCTCTTCCATTACACTGAACACTACTAAAAGACCTACATCGTTAATTGATTGTTCATTCATATAAGATTGAGAAGCCAATTCACTTTTGACATCTTCGGAAGTAACAAATGTAAATTTCCATGGCTGGCTGTTGATGGAAGACGGGCTTAAGCGGATTATTTCCTTTAGCTCGTCAATCTGTTCTGCGGAAATCTTTTTAATTGGGTTATACTTTTTGGTCGCATATCTGCGTCTGGCAAGGTCTAAGAAATTCATATCTTCTTTTTTTAAAATTATACTATACTTTTTACTGTTGCAAAACTAAGTATAGTGTTTTACCTTTGCAATAACGGTCAAAATTGATAGTAACAGATGTATAGTATAGACGACAAACAGTATCCCTGCAGCACAAGCCTCACAATGAAGTATATAGGTGGCAAATGGAAAGCGGTAATTCTTATTCATTTAATCGAAAAAAAACGATATAGTGAATTGAGAAAAGAATGCAAAGTGATTACCGAGCGGACATTAAGCTTACAGTTAAAAGAAATGGAAGAAGACGGTCTAATTACTCGTACTGTTCACACCAGCAAACCACCATTGAGAGTGGAGTATGAGCTGACAGAATTTGGCGTAACGCTAATTCCTTTGCTCAAAGCTATTGCACAATGGGGAACGGAAACCGCAGAAAAGAATAAGCGCATAAAGGTAGCGGAATAGTGTGAGAATATTTTTATTTGCAGATATTTCCAATAAATGATTGAAACCATAAGGCTGAATGACTACAATAATTATTGATGTTTTTTCTACCAAATATAAATCTTTAAATGTCGTGACCTGTCCATAAAAAGACAAATTTGGATAATTTATAATTGTCTTGCCATGAGCGTTTTGAATAATGACGCAGTTTTGTTTAAACGTCCTAATTAGCTTTTCTCAAAAGGCCAGTGATAATTGCTGCGATTAGTAATATAAGTTTGAGCAAGGAACCAGAATCAGCAACTCTCTAAAAAATAAACTTACTCTAATTTATAAATACAGCTTTGACTTAAGTTTTGCAGCTTCATTTGATTATTATTTTAAAACAAAGCTGTCTAATTGAGGAGACGTATTATTTTTAATTCAAGAAATTAGTTTATTGAAGATTTGAATCATAAAATGAAATAGAAGTTATGCCATAAATTTGTTAGAATTTAACCTCTACAATATGCTTATTGATCTCGATTTACTACGTGCCCACGGAGGTACAATTCATACCTATGACTCTCATGATTATATATTTCAAATAGAAGAAACCCCTAGGTGCTATTATCAAATAGTTTCAGGAGATGTAAAATTAAATTACACCAACGAGGATGGTAAAGAATTGATCCAAAGCCTTCTGACTAAAGGAGAAAGCGTTTGTGAATTGCTTCTGTTTGTTGATCATAAATACCCTGTAAATGCTGTTACAATGTCTGATTGTACCATTATGAAAGTACCGAAGGTAGAATTTTTACATATGTTAGATGAACATCCTCGTGCAGCAATAGATGTTCGAACCTATATATCAAAAACGCTATATCAGAAATTTATTATGATGCAGAATATTGCATCTACTTCCGCAGAAGAACGTATTAAAGGTACCTTAAAATATTTTAAAAGTTTTTTTCCGGATAAAACTCCATTTTCATATGAAGTCAAGCTGACAAGACAACAGTTTGTATCAATTACCGGATTACGTACAGAAACCGTTATCAGAACTTTGAAAAAGCTTGAGAAAGAGGGATTTGTAAAAATAGAAGATCGGAAGGTGTACTTTTAAGTAATAGGAACTATTTTCTGTCTCTAAGTGCCCATCACAATACATTATGCTCCTCTGTCTACCTGATCTTTTATAATTTTTCTTTAATGTAGATAGCCGTTACTGCCAATATTTCTTTTTAGTATTTCAAGAAGGTCTGCCTGTCTGAGAGGCTTGGGAAGGAAGTCAGTCATACCTGATTCAAGGCATTTTTCTTTCTCACCCAGAATATTTCCGGCTGTAACCCCTATGATGGGTATATTTTCGTATCCGGGCAGCATCCGTATTTGTTGTGTCGCTTCGATACCGCTCATGATTGGCATCTGAACATCCATAAGAATAATGGAAAAATGCTTTTTCTTACACGCTTCTAAAGCTTCCAGACCATTGACAGCTTCCGCTAAGTGTGCATCTGGAGCCAGGGATTTCATCATCCTGTTATTCAATACCATATTCACTGGATTGTCATCTACCAAAAGAACATCAAGTTCAGGCTCAAATGCATAAGAAGCTTTCTCGGACTGATCCTCAGGAATTTCTACTACATTACTCTGGGGTGCTCCTTGTAGGGCTTTGTATAAACCATTTGATGTGATTGGTTTCAACAGGAAATATGTATTTTCTCTTTCGCGAATTGAAGTAATTACGTCTAGTTGATCCGATGATGAAGAAAGTATGATGAATGGAGTATTTTCTTTTTTCTTATGAAAAAGTTCTATAATTTTATCTATTGTTTCCAATCCTGAAATAACCGGCATATAATAATCCATCAGGATTACGTCAAACCGATCTCCCTTCAGTAGAATTTTCAAAGCTTCCATTCCATTAGCAGCCAGCGTAGATTCTATATTCCTATAAGCAAGCATCTGCTGAAGAATTATCCTGTTGTTTTCATTATCATCTACCACCAAAGCTTTTTTGATGGTTATATCTTCATCTTTTCTAAACTCAGAAATCTCATATGGAACCTCAACGTCGAAGAAAAATACGGAACCTTTTTCTGGTGCACTGATCAACGATAAATGGCTACCCATATACTTGAGAATATTGTTCGAGATCGTAAGGCCGAGACCTGTTCCTCCATATTGTTTGCTAATAGAACTGTTCTCTTGTGTAAAAGCATTAAAAATATATTTCTGTTTTTCGACAGGAATACCTATGCCTGTATCTCTTACAGAGAAGCGTAAGGCAATATTTTTATCATCTATGCGTAACTTTTCAACTTTCAACTCGATCTCTCCCTTTTCTGTGAATTTCACTGCGTTGCCCAGAAGATTAATCAGGATCTGTTTTAATCTTGATTGATCAATGATAAGCGTCTTTGGTAGTCCGGGCTCGATATTAAGGAGAAGCTCGATATTTTTTTTCCTAGACTGGTAGAGAATGACATTAATCACCTGGTTCACGGTTTCATAAAGATCCATTTTTTCAACTAAGAGATCCATTTTTCCTGACTCTATTTTCGAAAAATCAAGAATATCATTAATGATGTTGAGGAGATTCTCTCCAGATTCATTGATATACTTCATATATTGTGCCTGCATCTCATTCAGTGGCGTCTTGAGGAGAAGATCTGAAAATCCGATGACCCCGTTCAAAGGAGTACGTATCTCATGGCTCATATTAGCCAGAAACTCAGATTTTGCTTTGCTTGCTATATCTGCTATTTCCTTGGCCTTTTTAAGTTCTTCATTTGCCATTATGGCTTTTGTAATATTTTGTACGGAAATAATGATACCTCCGATTTCATCTTCTGTGAGATACCATGGTCCGACTTTAAGGTCGTAATGCTGAATTTCTTCCCGACCGTCTACCTTTATAGGAAAGTTACCATTTATATAGGTTTTTCCTAGCAGAGCATCTTTATAGATTATTTCTCTTTCTTCAAAAATATCCGGAGATATGGTGAAGAGATTATTTCCGATAAGATCGACACCGGTCACATTGAATTCTTCTCTCCATTTAATGCTTACAGACAAATAGTTAAGGTTTTTATCAAACATTGCCAGAGGAATAGGAACGTCAGTGACAAAAGACTGCATCATGGCTTCCTTTCTGGTCACTTCCAGAAACATTTTTTTGAAGGTATCAATATTCTGAATGATTCCGAAAACCCTTTTGCAGACATTACCTTCAAATTCGGGAATTCCTTTTAATCTTACCCAGATCATAACACCGTCGTACCGGACAAGCTGAAACTCCTCGTCAAAGGGCGCTCCTTCTTTTATGGCCATGTCGAAAAGATATTTTATTTTTTCTCTGCTTTCTTCTTGATAGAATCTGATGGCATTTTCGAAATCCGGAACGAAATCATCTTCTATTTTATGAATATCTCGTGTACTCTGAGACCAGAAAAAGTTGTTGGTCTTCATGTTCAGTTCCCAGCCTCCGACTTGTGCTACCGTACTTGTTTCCTCAAGAATTTCTTTCGTGTAAAACAGATCTTTTTCTAATTTCTGCCTGCGGATAATGTCAGATTTTATTTGTTTGTAGAAAAAAATTGTAACACCAATAGCTGCAAGAGCAGAAAAAATGATGAATAAAACTGTCGATTTGGAAGACCTGTTGAGATCTTTATTTTTAATAGCCAATTGAGCTTCCTCATATTTTACAAATTTCTCAACAAGTATACGGCACCTGTCCATAGTTGTCTTATTTTGTAGAAGTTCTTCCGGGGTCATTAATATTCCCTTTTTTCGATTTTGAATTAACAAAATATCCTCTTCCATCATCATTTTGGAAGTACGAAAGAGTTCATTGATAAGCTCTATTTGATGTTTATCTTTGATATTCAGCCTATTTTCATTGGAAATAAGCGCTGGATATTGCTTTACACTTTCGTTAAAGGGATCCAGAAAATCTTCCTGACCCGTAATTTGATATCCTCGGTTACCTGTCTCTGCATCTAAGAGCGAATTTAAAACATCTTTTACCAGACTTATAGATTCCTTGCTTTTTAAAAAGCTTTCCCTATTCTCCATTTGCTTCTGTATGCTAACATAAGATGCTATAGAACTCGCAATTAGCAGTAATAAAGAAAGTACGACACCAATCTGAAGATTTCTAATAATTTTTTTCGGCATTGAAATTAGTTTAATGATAATGTAAATACAAGTAATCGCTTCTTCACTTTACTGAAACGCTACTTATCCCATATATTCTGTGATCATTTTGAGTTGCCAACAAGCTCATGATCATTTGAACATAAGAAAAATTAACCACATGATAAAAGTATGGCAAATATCTTCATTTTTAACATATGAATTACGATTATCAAAAAAATAAAGGTTATTCTTTTGAAAT from Chryseobacterium indoltheticum encodes the following:
- a CDS encoding xanthine dehydrogenase family protein molybdopterin-binding subunit encodes the protein MKNIPSVGKPISRLEGHLKVTGSAKYAGEYEAPDLLYGYIVNSTITKGKIKSIDTEHVKKIEGVIEVFTHENKPSTAWFDFQYADMDAPPGIVFKPLKDNEIKYNGQPIALVVAETFEMARYAAAKINIVYEEENFETDLKTNLEKARDPKKGMASLLKPPPPKPNGDFQKEYDHSFVKTDSHFSHGTEHHNPMEMYASTVIYEGKNKLKIYDKTQGTINSQMYVANVFGLKMKNVQVISPFVGGGFGSGLRPQQQLFMAVMASLALKRNVRVTLSRAQMYMIGHRPPTLQHTKFGADKSGKVNAMYHKAIGETSRFEDYVEIVVNWANMLYPAENTLLEHQLVPLDVYSPLDMRAPGGSTGMHAIEVTMDEIAYQLNIDPLELRLINYSEIDKSSDKEYSSKELRKCYLKGAEKFGWNQRNPKPRSMKRGNKLVGYGMATGIWDANRIFGRAEAIMTSDGKVEVKSAVTDIGTGTFTIMTQIAADELGLPIEDVTFSYADSKMPFAPIQGGSFTTATVGPAVQAACQALNKKLFKKAKDLKNSVLGDTKFNQVTFKNGFTIHNDNPEIKVSISEIFEANEGKPIKTTNSAIPNPLTYGKKARAVHSAVFVEVEVDEELGVIEVRRALTAVAAGKIINPKTAESQVLGGMIWGLSKALHEETIVDHELGKYMNANLAEYHIPVHADIHDLQVLFIDEEDQFVNDLGVKGVGEIGGVGMPPAVTNAIFHATGKRIYDLPIHFDKLL
- a CDS encoding winged helix-turn-helix transcriptional regulator, which encodes MYSIDDKQYPCSTSLTMKYIGGKWKAVILIHLIEKKRYSELRKECKVITERTLSLQLKEMEEDGLITRTVHTSKPPLRVEYELTEFGVTLIPLLKAIAQWGTETAEKNKRIKVAE
- a CDS encoding Crp/Fnr family transcriptional regulator; translation: MLIDLDLLRAHGGTIHTYDSHDYIFQIEETPRCYYQIVSGDVKLNYTNEDGKELIQSLLTKGESVCELLLFVDHKYPVNAVTMSDCTIMKVPKVEFLHMLDEHPRAAIDVRTYISKTLYQKFIMMQNIASTSAEERIKGTLKYFKSFFPDKTPFSYEVKLTRQQFVSITGLRTETVIRTLKKLEKEGFVKIEDRKVYF
- a CDS encoding NAD(P)H-dependent oxidoreductase produces the protein MNFLDLARRRYATKKYNPIKKISAEQIDELKEIIRLSPSSINSQPWKFTFVTSEDVKSELASQSYMNEQSINDVGLLVVFSVMEEIKHFEKRNISILPEGWRTGFYEPMIKANGDAAVKSWMEHQVYLSLGYFLSACISMGLDATPMEGINREAYQQILVQDGYAPLFAVAVGYADLSDFMHPSVFPKSRFELDEVVQSI